From a single Oreochromis niloticus isolate F11D_XX linkage group LG3, O_niloticus_UMD_NMBU, whole genome shotgun sequence genomic region:
- the LOC102076719 gene encoding barrier-to-autointegration factor-like protein — protein MSSSTQKHRTFVSEPMAGKPVTAVPGIGPTLGRELNREGISKASGLLGQYLVHDRNPQSFNQWVKRSSGANSHQANACTQAMKEWTDNNL, from the exons ATGTCAAGCAGCACTCAGAAGCACCGCACCTTCGTCAGTGAGCCCATGGCAGGGAAACCGGTGACGGCGGTGCCAGGAATCGGACCTACTCTGGGGAGGGAGCTGAACAGGGAGGGCATCAGCAAG GCCTCTGGCCTCCTCGGTCAGTACCTGGTGCATGACAGAAATCCGCAGAGCTTCAATCAATGGGTCAAACGCAGCAGTGGAGCAAACAGTCACCAGGCCAACGCTTGCACCCAAGCTATGAAGGAGTGGACAGACAACAATCTGTGA